The nucleotide sequence GTCTCATTCAATACCCTTCTCGGTTTTGGGACCGTCCCTTCCCTATTCGCCACTCAGATTGAAATACAGGTATCTATAACAGTTTTTCAATGTTCCATCTTGAGCCGAGAAGTCACTTCCGTGAGCGCTTATTCATACATATTCACTTTGATTGTTTGCGGATTGACTTTGCTATCAGGCTGTAACGGGAGCAACGCTACCACGAAATCATCCGCAGTGAATTTAAAGCCGGTTCCAGTAGTGAATGCGAGCGAGTTCTACGAACTTGTGCAGAGCTCAGAAGAACCTGTTCTTGTCGAGTTCAGCGTCATGACCGGATGTTTTCGCTGTAATGATATGCGACCACAGGTGCAGCAGTTACGTGATGATCTCCGGGGTCGCGTGGAGATAGTTCGCATGGATTATCATTCCAATCAGACTCTTGCAGCCTCGCTTGGCGCGACCGTCTGCCCCAGCTATGTGCTCTTTTCCAATGGTCAACCACTGTGGGCGCAGAATTACCCGTCTT is from Gimesia maris and encodes:
- a CDS encoding thioredoxin family protein is translated as MNASEFYELVQSSEEPVLVEFSVMTGCFRCNDMRPQVQQLRDDLRGRVEIVRMDYHSNQTLAASLGATVCPSYVLFSNGQPLWAQNYPSSGGLLSSKVSQQLTDNSQSPSENRSEEDSTSF